From one Phocaeicola salanitronis DSM 18170 genomic stretch:
- a CDS encoding phosphatase PAP2 family protein: protein MEETNIPSQLTYHEPEPDKGNRPKDTLYRASRVISAVFTPFMLPFVAFVLLFTFTYLHILPLRYKLTALCIVYCFTILLPMLGIYLMQKINGWTLHELGKRERRFVPYALTILSYAGCVLTMYRYHLPRYMGGIIVATLLCMVICALINIKWKISTHTASSGMMVGGLLSYSFIFQFNPTGWLCAFILLAGMLGSARIIVRQHTLNEVAGGFFVGLFCGVIGILFI, encoded by the coding sequence ATGGAAGAAACAAACATTCCCAGCCAACTGACGTATCACGAACCGGAGCCGGACAAAGGCAACAGGCCGAAAGACACGCTGTACAGGGCATCGCGCGTCATTTCCGCGGTATTCACCCCTTTCATGCTCCCGTTCGTAGCGTTCGTCTTGCTTTTTACGTTCACTTACCTCCACATCCTGCCCCTCCGGTATAAGCTGACCGCACTCTGCATCGTGTATTGCTTCACCATCCTGCTGCCCATGCTCGGCATTTACCTGATGCAGAAAATCAACGGATGGACGCTTCACGAACTGGGCAAGCGCGAACGCCGGTTCGTCCCCTACGCGCTCACCATCCTGAGCTATGCCGGATGCGTCCTCACCATGTACCGCTACCACTTGCCCCGTTACATGGGAGGCATCATCGTAGCCACCCTGCTCTGCATGGTCATCTGCGCACTTATCAACATCAAGTGGAAAATCAGCACCCATACGGCAAGCAGCGGCATGATGGTAGGCGGATTGCTCTCGTACAGCTTTATCTTCCAGTTCAATCCCACAGGATGGCTCTGCGCCTTCATCCTGCTTGCCGGCATGCTGGGCTCGGCACGCATCATCGTCCGCCAGCACACATTAAACGAAGTGGCCGGCGG